The genomic window TGCAATAATTGCCACGCTAATTCACGGGAAGCGAGCAAATCGTACCACATCTCTTGTAATAACTGGATAGGGTGTCTCACCCGACTGTTGGGTTCATACACCACCACAGGCAGAGGTTTTTTGTGTTTATCTCGAGTTGGCTGACGGTTGGCTTGACTCATGGTTAGTCTCTAGATACTCGTAAAGCGTTGTAATGGTTTTATCATATAACTTTACACGACGAGAAGATGTCAAGTTCATTAATCACCTAAACTAAAAAAGGGATTTGAGAATGTTAACCCATTGATGAGTATTATTATGTTCAATAAAACTACGATTCTGTCGATTTTATTAATTTTTATCCCTTTATCTCTAGGGTCAGAATACTTAGAATGGGGCGCATCGATTACTTTTATCACCGCCGGCTTAGCTATTGTGCCGTTAGCTGCTTTTATGGGTCAGGCCACAGAAGAAATTGCTGTAGTGGTCGGTCCGAACTTAGGGGGGTTATTAAATGCGACCTTTGGTAACGCTACAGAATTAATTTTAGCTTTGGTAGCGTTAAACGAAGGGTTAATTGGTGTAGTCAAAGCAACGATTACTGGCTCAATTATTGGTAATTTATTGTTAGTGGTGGGCTTTTCGATGTTATTAGGTGGCCTTCGCTACAAAGAACAAGAATTCCAATCGGTGGCCGCCCGTGTTAATGCGTCTTCGATGAATTTAGCGGTGATCGCTATTTTATTGCCGACGGCGGTGCAATATACGTCTAGCGGAATTGAAGAACAAACCTTACAGAATTTATCTGTTGCTGTGGCGGTTGTGTTGATTTTGGTTTATGGGTTAACGTTACTTTTTTCGATGAAAACCCATGCTTATTTATATGAAGTGGGTGTGGCGGCCGAGGAAGAGGCCACCGAAGAAGATACGACTAATATCAATCTAAGTAAATGGGTGATCATTCTCTTATTAGTTACCCTTGGGGTTGCCATTGAATCTGAATTATTGGTCAATTCCTTAGAAGAAGCAACTTCATCTTTAGGGTTAACGGCTTTGTTTACGGGTGTGATTTTATTACCCATTGTGGGCAATGCAGCAGAACACGCTACGGCTGTTACAGTGGCGATGAAAAATAAAATGGATTTATCAATGTCAGTGGCGGTCGGTTCAAGTTTACAAATTGCTTTGTTTGTTGCCCCGGTTTTAGTCATTGCGGGTTGGGTATTAGGACAACCAATGGATTTAGATTTTAATCCTTTTGAATTAGTAGCGGTAGCTGTGGCAGTTTTAATTACTAATTCTATTAGTTCGGATGGTCGTTCTAATTGGTTGGAAGGTACTTTATTATTAGCGACTTATGCGGTGATTGGTTTAG from Crocosphaera subtropica ATCC 51142 includes these protein-coding regions:
- the cax gene encoding calcium/proton exchanger codes for the protein MFNKTTILSILLIFIPLSLGSEYLEWGASITFITAGLAIVPLAAFMGQATEEIAVVVGPNLGGLLNATFGNATELILALVALNEGLIGVVKATITGSIIGNLLLVVGFSMLLGGLRYKEQEFQSVAARVNASSMNLAVIAILLPTAVQYTSSGIEEQTLQNLSVAVAVVLILVYGLTLLFSMKTHAYLYEVGVAAEEEATEEDTTNINLSKWVIILLLVTLGVAIESELLVNSLEEATSSLGLTALFTGVILLPIVGNAAEHATAVTVAMKNKMDLSMSVAVGSSLQIALFVAPVLVIAGWVLGQPMDLDFNPFELVAVAVAVLITNSISSDGRSNWLEGTLLLATYAVIGLAFYFHPVVEGLG